One window of Amaranthus tricolor cultivar Red isolate AtriRed21 chromosome 13, ASM2621246v1, whole genome shotgun sequence genomic DNA carries:
- the LOC130798187 gene encoding protein LATERAL ORGAN BOUNDARIES-like encodes MASSSSYNSPCAACKFLRRKCTPGCIFAPYFPPEEPQKFANVHKIFGASNVTKLLNELLPHQREDAVNSLAYEAEARVRDPVYGCVGAISYLQRQVQRLQKELDAANADLLRYACHDISSTTAALQGIPPPPPPPPRPTIDQFGGFYQPSDHNYTYPILPWSDMNVDQRGDDDQGNNM; translated from the coding sequence ATGGCATCATCAAGCTCCTACAACTCTCCATGTGCAGCCTGCAAATTCCTACGCAGGAAATGCACGCCAGGCTGCATATTTGCACCCTATTTTCCTCCCGAAGAGCCTCAAAAGTTCGCCAATGTTCACAAAATCTTCGGAGCAAGCAATGTTACCAAGCTTCTCAACGAACTTCTTCCGCACCAACGTGAAGACGCCGTCAATTCCTTAGCTTACGAAGCCGAGGCTCGAGTCAGAGATCCTGTTTATGGCTGCGTAGGCGCCATTTCTTACCTTCAAAGACAGGTTCAAAGACTACAAAAAGAACTTGATGCAGCCAATGCCGATTTACTACGCTATGCTTGCCATGATATTAGTTCTACCACCGCCGCGTTGCAGGGGATTCCACCCCCACCACCTCCGCCGCCTCGTCCGACAATTGATCAATTTGGTGGGTTTTATCAACCGTCTGATCATAATTATACTTACCCTATTCTTCCTTGGAGTGATATGAATGTTGATCAAAGAGGTGATGATGATCAAGGTAATAACATGtga